GGCCCGCACGTACGCCGCAAGCGCCGCGAAGTTGCTGAAAGACACTGCCACTCTGGCGACGCTGGCAAAAGACCCGCAGCCGAACGTGATGGCGTCGGCCATCACCACCGGCGCCGACGCGGTGCCAGAGCGCTCGCAAGCGATCACGCTGGCTTGACGCGGCAGCGCGCCTGCTGAAGGGCACACCGGAATTGCCGGCTGCCGTGCCGCAGATGCTGGCTACGCTCCAGCGCCTGACTCGCACGGGGCGGGCCACTGTGCGCGACCCGCGCGTCCAGTTGCTCGAGCGGCTCCGCGAGTCCGGTGATCCGTCGATCGTCGAACCCCTGCGCGGCCTGTTGGCCGACCGCGACCCGGTGGTGGCCACGCTCGCAGCCGACATCATTTCGAAGGCCACCGGAAGTGTTGTGGTGGCAACGACGAAATCGTACGTCGGGGATCCGCTCCCATCCGAACAGACCCTGCGCGACCTGCGCGGGGCCACGGCGCGCGTGACGATGGCCGGATTGGGGCACGTTTACCTTCGACCTGCTCACCGAGGAAGCACCGGTGACCGTCGCGGCGCTTGCGGCGCTCGTCGAGCGTGGCCAGTTTAATGGCCTGACCTTTCATCGGTTCGCGCCAACTTCGTGATTCAGGGCGGCAGTCCGGGCGCTGACGAAATGGACGGCGCCACCAGCCAGTTCCTGCGCGATGAAGTGGGGATGCCCAGTCACCTCCGGGGCACGCTTGGCATCTCAACCCGCGGTCATGACACCGGTGACGGCCAGATCTTCGTGAACCTCATCGATAACTTCCGGCTCGACCACCAGTACACCGTCTTTGCCCGTGTGACCGCAGGCATGGATGTGGTGGACCGTGTGCTCGAAGGCGACGTGATCACGTCGATCACGATTACGCGCCGGCGATAGCCGCCCCCGCGATACAATCGCGCCCATGTCCACCCGCAAAGTCCCGGCAGACATTGGCCGAACTCATGCGGCTGATGTACCACGCCGCCATCGGCTTGACTGCCCGCTCCACGGTCCCTGGATGGTGACCGAGGTACGAGAACGAAGCCGGAAACAGTTGACGGGGCGCGTGGCGCAAGATCGCAGACAATAGCGCTCATGCAGCGTATCCCCCTCATTGTCCTGGTGTGCCTGGTCGTGGCCTCGCTTTCCGCCCAGGAGACCGCGAAGGCGCCCGTTGGTTTTTCACGATCGTCCGCCGACGCGCTGGCAACATACGAGCGCATCGTGCTGGACACCCCATCACCTGCAAATGCGAAAAAGTGGCTTGAGGCGCTGACTGAAGTGCCGCACGTGGCCGGCACACCCACTGAGAAGAAGGTGGCCGACTACGTCCGCGATCGCATGGTCGAGTTCGGGCTTGCGGTCGAGATGGTGAAATACGACGTCTTTCTCAACCATCCCAAACTCGTGTCGTTGACGATGACGTCGCCCTCGCGGCAGGAGCTGTCGCTGATGGAAGACACGTATCCGCAGGACACCGCCGCCAGCTACCGGGGTCAGTTCCCCGCATTCCATGGGTACGGCGCCTCGGGTGTGGCAAGCGGGCAGGTGATCTACGTCAACTACGGCGCGCCAGGCGACCACGAGCGGCTCAAGGCGATGGGGCTCTCGGTGGAAGGGAAGATCGCGCTCGTGCGATATGGCGGCGCCTTCCGCGGCCTCAAGGTGAAGGAAGCCGAGGAGCGCGGGGCTGTCGGCGTCATCATCTACCCGATCCGGCCGACGACGGCACATGCGCGGCGATGTGTATCCGGATGGACCCATGCGTCCGGCCTCGGCGATTCAGCGCGGTTCGGTGCAATACCTGTCGATTCAGCCCGGCGACCCCTCCACTCCCGGCGGCGTGCCGTCCATCGACGGCGCTGCGCGCATCACACGCGACCAGATGAAGAACGTGCCGACGATCCCGTCCCTGCCGATTTCGCATCGCGAGGCAGAGAAGCTGCTGCGGCAACTGGGCGGACCGCGGGTGCCCGACGGCTGGCAGGGCGGGTTGCCGTTTTCGTATCACGTGGGGCCAGGCGGAGCAGCGGTCGAGATGAAGGTGGAGATGGACGAGGGGTTGAAGCCCATCTACAACGTCATGGCCACCATTCCCGGCACCACCGATCAGGTCCTGGTCGTCGGCAACCATCGCGATGCGTGGACGCCTGGCGCGATTGATCCCAATTCGGGCACGGCCGCTATGCTCGAGGTGGCGCGGTCGTTCGGCGTGGCCTGAGAGCCGGGTGGAAGCCGAAGCGCACGATCATTCTTGGATCCCGGACGCGGAAGAATACGGGCTGGTGGGATCCACCGAATGGGTGGAAGCCAACGCCGCGATGTTGTCGCAGAAGGCGGTGGCGTACTTGAATCTCGACTCGGCCGTGTCGGGACCCGACTTCAGCGCCTCGGGCGTGCCCTCACTTCGTGATGTCATGCGCGAAGTGGCGCGGCTGGTGCCGGACCCGCGCAAGGGCGGCAGCGTCGGCGCCCTCTGGGAGGGCCGTGCCAAAGCGGCCTGGGCGCAGAGCGCGCCGGTCACCCTCGGCGGACCCGATCGCGAGTTTGACCAGCAACTCGGCCGGCCCGGATCAGGCTCCGACACACCGCGTTCCTCGACTTCCTTGGTGTGCCCGCCACCGACATGGGCTTCAGCGGCAGCTCGGGCGTACCATTCGGTCTTTGACAACTTCCGCTGGATGTCGCTGTTTGGTGATCCGGACTTTGTCTACCACAAGGCCGCCGCCCAGTTGATGGGGTTGCTGACGATGCGAATCGCGTCGGCCGATGTAGCGCCGCTGCGCTTCTCGGGCTACGCGCGCGCTTCGCGAAGACCTGGACGAAATTCGGACCGACGTCACCAAACGTGCGCGCATCGCTG
This sequence is a window from Acidobacteriota bacterium. Protein-coding genes within it:
- a CDS encoding peptidylprolyl isomerase, which encodes MIQGGSPGADEMDGATSQFLRDEVGMPSHLRGTLGISTRGHDTGDGQIFVNLIDNFRLDHQYTVFARVTAGMDVVDRVLEGDVITSITITRRR